Proteins encoded in a region of the Agromyces protaetiae genome:
- a CDS encoding ABC transporter permease codes for MTTTAPAGAARTRPARPTFGARARTSAVHGSPALLSLVALIAIFAIAVAIQPGILSIPGLTLMLMSSIPLVFAAQAQMLIMSVGDIDLGIGYLVGLVTVIAATTLAQSPLLGLAMLVGIVGVYALLGFIVQRRGVPSIIVTLGMSFVWLGLGLQLLPTPGGATPDWLAAIGSWRPTAFPAPILFIVLATLIGWYLARRSKAGMRMRALGSSAATLDKAGRSRTATRVTAYVLAAVLVILAGLLLAAQTRSGDVNSASNFTLMTIAAVILGGGTFSGGRALPIGATLGAVTLGLITVLLSLVNLSSSLQSAAQGIIVLAVLAGRVVTERFTR; via the coding sequence ATGACCACCACCGCCCCGGCGGGCGCCGCACGCACGCGCCCGGCCCGGCCGACGTTCGGCGCCCGCGCCAGGACGAGTGCCGTGCACGGCTCGCCCGCGCTGCTCTCGCTCGTGGCGCTGATCGCGATCTTCGCGATCGCGGTCGCGATCCAGCCCGGCATCCTCAGCATCCCGGGCCTCACGCTCATGCTCATGTCGTCCATCCCGCTCGTGTTCGCGGCGCAGGCGCAGATGCTCATCATGTCGGTCGGCGACATCGACCTCGGGATCGGCTACCTCGTCGGCCTCGTCACGGTGATCGCCGCGACGACGCTCGCGCAGAGTCCGCTGCTCGGGCTCGCGATGCTCGTCGGCATCGTCGGCGTGTACGCACTGCTCGGCTTCATCGTGCAGCGCCGCGGGGTGCCGTCGATCATCGTCACGCTCGGCATGTCGTTCGTGTGGCTCGGGCTCGGGCTGCAGCTGCTGCCGACGCCTGGCGGCGCGACCCCCGACTGGCTCGCTGCGATCGGCAGCTGGCGCCCGACGGCCTTCCCGGCGCCGATCCTGTTCATCGTGCTCGCAACGCTCATCGGCTGGTACCTCGCCCGCCGCAGCAAGGCCGGCATGCGCATGCGCGCGCTCGGCTCGAGCGCCGCGACGCTCGACAAGGCCGGCCGCTCGCGGACCGCGACCCGGGTCACCGCGTACGTGCTCGCGGCCGTGCTCGTCATCCTCGCTGGGCTCCTGCTCGCCGCGCAGACCCGGTCGGGGGACGTGAACTCGGCCAGCAACTTCACCCTCATGACCATCGCCGCGGTGATCCTCGGCGGCGGCACGTTCTCGGGCGGCCGCGCCCTCCCCATCGGCGCCACGCTCGGCGCCGTCACGCTCGGCCTGATCACCGTGCTGCTCAGCCTGGTGAACCTCTCGTCGAGCCTCCAGTCCGCGGCGCAGGGCATCATCGTGCTCGCCGTGCTCGCGGGCCGCGTCGTCACCGAAAGGTTCACCCGATGA